A segment of the Manihot esculenta cultivar AM560-2 chromosome 13, M.esculenta_v8, whole genome shotgun sequence genome:
TAGCTTGAAATGGAAACTCAAGCAATTTTTGAATTGGTTGACTAACCACTTATCATTGCTGCCAACAATGATATCATCCTCATAAACAAGAACAATAATGAAGCTATTATTCACATGTTTTGTAAACAATGAAGAGTCTGATTTAGATTGTGAGAAATCTTCTACAATCAAATATTATGTGAACTTTACATTCCATTGTTTTGAAGCCTactttaggctatataaagacTTTTGTAACTTTCATACTAATTTTGAATCCCCTGGACTGTATAACTTGGAGGAATGTCCATATAGACATCCTCATTCAAATCTCCATTTAAAAAAGCATTATTCACATATAATTGAGAAAGAAACTAACCTTGTGTTTCAGCCACAACTAGAAAAGTCCTAACAATGGTATGTTTAGCCATAGACTAAAAGTTTCTGTAAAATTAAAATCCTCCCTTTATGTGTAGCTCTTGACTACTAATCTAGTTTTATACCTTTCAATACTCCCATCAGACTTGAATTTGACTTTGTACATCCACTTACACCCTATGGTCTTGACCCCAACAAGCAGACTAGTAATGAACCATGTATTATTGGACTATAAGGCATCTAACTCATCCTGCATAACTTGTCTCCAATGTGAAAATTTTACAGCTTGCTAATAAGTGATTGGCACAAGAGTAAAGCTGACATTTAACACAAATGATCTATATAAGGGAGATAATTTGTCATAGGAAAGATAATTctgaatagaaaaaaaaagtaacacAAGGTGAAGAAGATTGATGAGAGCCTTTATTGAGACGAACATGATAGTTTTGTAGATAGTTTGGCAGTTCAGAAGGCCTACTACTTTTTCTGATGGGAAGAGTAGGGGAAGATGTTGAAATAGACACTATTGCAAGATTGGTGTGATCATGAATAGGGGATTGATATATGTATGGTCAGTAACATCATGACATGTCACATCCCTAGagataaaacatgtttttatctcAAGATCATATAGTTTATAGCCCTTGGCACTATTAGTATAACCTATAAACACACATTTTCTGACTCTTGATTCAAATTTAGTTATGTGTGCTATTAAATTTGAAGCAAAGCACAAGCAACCAAAAGACTTTAAAATGATGATACTAGAGGGATTTTTTAAATAGAAGCTAAAAATGAGTTTGATTCCCATACTTGGCAACTGgaattctattgataagataagtaGCCATCAAAATAGCACAACTCTAAAACTGAGTTGGCAAAGCAGAATGAAAGAGCAAAGCCTTTTGCCACATTAAGGATATGTTGATGTTTCCTTCCAACTATCGCATACTGTTGGGGTGTATATGCACAACTGGTCTGATGGAAAATTcaattagaagaaaaaaaagatttcaaggaaaaaatcatatatattaTCTATTTAATTAAAGAGTTAAATTGAGTTTTAACGTACTGCAAAAACTATGGAACAATGAATGAGACCTCTacttttgatttcataaaaaatgTCCAAACACATTTAGAAAAATCATCTACTATAATGAGAAAGAAGTCATTTTTATTAGTGTCTTATTATGAGTATGGTCCCCAAACATTCATGTGAACTAAATCAAAACAAACAACAATATTCTAAATATATTGAGAAAAAGATAACCTCCTTTATTTACTCTTAGGACAAGTAAAGCAAAGACAAGACTTATTGAAGAAGAACTGTAATTGAGATTGTAGAACATATAACCTGTCATCTGAAGGATGCCTAAGGCGATGGTGCCACAGTTTAAATGAATTTTCTGAATGAGATATAGTTGAGCAAACAATTGAAGATAGTTGAGTATGTTGTTTCAGGTAAAATAAACCATTTTTCTTATTGGTCCATCCAACCATTTTCCAGGTGGAGAGGGCCTGAATTAAGCAAATATTAGCCAGAAACAGAAAACACACTTCCTTGTTAGAGATCAATCTATTAACAGAAAGAAAATTGCAACTGAATGATGAGATATACAGAACATCATAAAGGAGGAGATAATAATTGAGTTTGAGAGTTCCAATAACATAGACTTGAACCCTTTGGTTATTTGGAAGAGAAACAAAAGCTTTTGAAACAgtcttaaaatcaataaataaggaAGAATTGCACACAATATAGTCATTTGCACCTGTATTAACAATCTAAGATCCTGCTAGACCAGTCATACCTGCTGTGTTAATTTGAGATGACAAAGGGGTGCAATTGCTACTAGCAGGAATGTCATTGCTGATTTGAGAATTGAGTGATGAATTCTTAGATTCATTGAGAAGAGACATCAGCTTTATGGTATGATCTTTGGTCAAACTCAGTTGAGAGAAATTCTCATTCAAAGAATTCTTAGTTGAGAAAGAACGTGAAGAAACTTGTTGAACAGTACCTTGTGGAGATCCCTTATGAACAAAACCTTTAGATTTGGTGAATTTAAAGTCTGATGGAAAATCAACAAGCCTATAACACAGAGCCTTTATATGTCCAGACTTTCACAGTGGAAACACacaacatttgattttgatcttTTAACAGCCATAGCAACTCCTTGAGTAAACGGTTGTGTTTGCAATGTTAAAGATCTTTGAGCTTTCTCCCTAAGAATCATGTTATATACTTGTTCAAGAGAAGAAAAAGGTTACATTATAATGATTAGTGATCTCAAGCCTTGATAAGATTCATTTAGTCCATTAAGAAACTTGAATACATGATCCTTTTGAATAGTTTCACTGAATTTTTGAAAGCAATTTGAGTTGCATTTGTAGCAAGAACAATGAGGAAACGACCTATACACCCATTTCCAAGATTCCATTTAATTATGTGAAATACACATCTATAAATTTAGTACCTTGAGTAGCAATAGAAAGCATGTGTTGAAGATGATAAATTCGAGAATCATCAGATTGTGAGAACCTCTAGTGTAACTTATCCCATATTTGCTTTGCATGCTCCAAATAAAAGACTGTAGATGCAAATGAAGGAGAGATAGATCTTAACAACCAGGCAATAATTAGATTGTTACATCTAATCCAAGGTAGGTATAGTGGGCATTCTAGAGGGGATTTCCGAACAGTACCATCAAGAAAACCTTGTTTATCCCTTATTGATATCGCAAGCATGAAAAATCACTTACAAGAAGGGAAATTTTCAGTAACCAGCTTAGGAGTAGTAATCATAGAACTGTGATTCTCATAATAGTGAAGGTACGGTGAGAAAGCATTCTCTAAGGGATTAAGATTATTTTCAGAAGAAGAAAGTGTGCCTATGACTGTAGAAGAAGATGAAGCCATCCAAAAAAAAGTTCAGATGCCATATTAGGAAATATAGATCGAagatgaatattgaaaaacgaTTGACTCTTTATTCACTCTCTGTATTagtatatatatacaaaaagaAGAGTGCAACCTCATAAGAAACACGAGAagctaataaattatatttatttaaaaatttaacatcattatttttttagtatacTTAAAATTACAGATTAACaaatatattttgattaaaataagtatttatattaaaataaaattatttagtatatattcttcatcaatttattttaacacTATTTCCGttactttaatattaaaattagggatattttttttttctttcaaaattatCTTTCTCTaaatgtataaaatattttattatattttttaaaatcaataaagttAACTTTCTCTTTTACTATGTAATTGCATTGAAATACCATCAAAGATCAAAAGTACAATGGACAATCTTTAAGAAGATTGCCCAACCCTATAACCCACAAATTAGAGGAATCCATATCCAAAGTAATGCTTGGTTTGACTCACCCGGAACTGGAAGATCCTAAACAGCATCCGCCCCAACGCAACAGACCCAACTTCCACAATTCAAAGCATTAAGAACCAAAATAGAGGCTCCAATGAGACAACATCTACAATCACCACAAAAATAATTGGTTATTAGTGTGATGATAAGACTAGgacaaaaatcacaaaatttaaacaataaataaatattaatcgaaataaaataaaattaaaaaaaaaaactatttacaCATAAGGGcattctcttaaaaaaaataaaaatttaaataattaatttttttatattgttaaATTTATAAACTTGATTTGATTGTATTTTAAAGTATGCAGTTATTATAAGTACAGGTACAAAGGATGGGTGTTTTAGTTGAATTATTTGGAGTATTGATGTGATTAGACTGCCATCACCATTCACCATTCTTACATATTTTGTAGTCTCTCTATTGCTAAAGGACAAAATTTGTTTCAATCCATTTCGTCATCCTTCTTCCGTTGAATATTCTTGTTATTTTCCATTTTCAAACTTGTTTTTCTCTGTAACCATATTTTCCATATTAATTAAATCCTGCATTTTGGAACAAAACCCAAATTCACCCAAATTtaaaaagttgaaaaaaaaaataatgggcTTCTCCAAAATTAACGTAAGAGATCtcaaatcataataaaaaaaaaactccgtCCAAGATTTTCCGACAAATTGAGACGCGAGTGTCCTCTTCACTCTTAGGTGTGTGTCTCCTGCAGGGTTTGGTAACGACACAGACATCTTACTCTTCTCAGTTTCTCACCGTTTAATTTAAACCACTGTTGAGTGCCTGTCACGCGTATACATGAGCGTGGGCTTCACAACCGTTTCCCTGTCAACCCTCTTTGTTTTCTTACTACCACGGATAGCCCAATATTAAATGCTTGTTGACGCCAAACGCGCGTCACTTATGTCGGAAGTGATCGCACGTTGGCAGCTGCCTCAAATGCCGACATTATATTGTAATTCCGTGTACTAATTCATACTGCAAACAAAACAAACAACCAACGCACttataaattcaatattttcacCCCTTCACGTCTGGATGCACGCGCCGCCTATTAACCCCACAAATTGGACCCACCCATAAGCCTGATGCCTGTCTCGCGACAGAGTACGGAGATACGTAGGTGCACACGATTAAAAAGGTTAATAGATTTCAGtgtaaaaaaaaagggaaattcATTGTCAAGTGGCGCGTGAAAAAGAGCGTGGACGTTggattccattttttttttcttgtatggCAGACTGTACACCAGCGCCACTCCACCTATTGCTAATGGTGTCTGAACAGTACAGCGCCACTTTTACGTCGGAGTAAAACTGGAACTTAAAAAAAACCACCGGATTACCGGTCATAGCCGGTGGAAATGGGTTTTTGAGAGGGGATATCAAGAACGGGAAAAGTATATCTAGCGGGCTTGGAAAGAAAAGACTTCTCTTTTGCAGAgagtgaaaaaaaatttatgtccACATCCTCTCGGTCCCTCTTATCTCCTTAATCCTCTCTCAACGAGAATTAGTGACTAAAAAACTATCTGGGTTATTTTGTTTTTTCCAATTTGCTAGGTAATTTTTGTTACAGAGAGACAAAGAGGGTGATATGGAGTTTGAGGATCAGGAGGAGCATGAGGAGGAAGAAGGGATGGGGTTCCCGGCCAGTTACGACGCGCTGGGTAATTCTTCCCGAGTCAAAATGACGAGTTCAGGAGGTGAACAAGCTGGAGCGGGACTGGTTCAGTCGACGAAGCCAAGATATAGAGAGTGTTTGAAGAACCACGCGGTGGGGATCGGTGGTCATGCGGTGGATGGGTGTGGCGAGTTCATGGCTGCTGGAGCTGAAGGAACACTGGACGCGCTGAAATGTGCCGCGTGTAACTGCCACAGAAACTTTCACCGCAAAGAAATCAACGACTCAACAACaccaggaggaggaggaggaggaggagaactTTTCTTCCACGGCCATCCTCACCCACATCATCTCCATCAACCGATGCCGCAATTCGCACCGTATTACAGGACCCCAGCAGGATACCTCCATGTTGCTCCAGCACAACAACGGCCGCTAGCATTGCCATCGACGTCAGGAGGTCAGAGTAGGGAAGATCAAGAAGATATGTCCAATCCAAGTGGGGGAGGATATGGAGGTGGCAGCGGTACTGGAGGGTCATCAAGAAAGAGGTTCAGAACCAAGTTCACGCAGGAGCAAAAGGACAGAATGTTGGCACTAGCTGAGAGATTGGGGTGGAGGATTCAGAAAGACGATGAAGCTGCGGTGCAGCAGTTCTGCAATGAGACTGGAGTGAAGAGGCATGTGCTTAAAGTTTGGATGCATAACAACAAGCACACTTTGGGTAAGAAACCCTAGAAACGGAAACCACTCTTCTGCAGAGTCTAGATACGAGATGAAGAACTGTTGACTAAGTGGGAATTCTGGGCACTATCATCTCAGGATTTTTAGGCAGTTTTTTAGGGTTTCTTTTGTTTCTGTTAGCTTtgttttctcctttttcttgtCTCTTCTCGGAGGGTGGTGGTGGGGGTGGTTTTGTATGTGGGTACCGGTGGAGTTTGGGCTGGTGGATATTATGTCGGCTGGTTTTAGACTCTAAGGAAGATCAATGTTGATGGCTATTTTCAGTTTTTCATTTCAGTGCTGCAAAATCTTTTCTTGCGTGTGAGTTTCAGTGGTTATTTTGCTTTGTTTTCTGCACCAAGCTAGAGAGCTCAGCAAGCAAACTGGTTACTACTACAACTTCGTACATAGATGGAAATTGGTAAGTgagcttcttcttttttcttttttttttttttttttctctatgtTGCTTAATGTTTCAGTCTATTAATCAGCTAGCTAGTACTTCATAAtctaagagaaaaagaaaggacaTATGCTTGAATCTTCTGCAGCTAGGTCTGTTCATCTTGGATTCTGATCTTTGCATTTGCAGATATATTATATGTAAGCCATTGAACTGATTGAGTTCCTAGGAAAAGAAACATTCTGAAGCTTCAGTTTAATCTCTACTCTCTTATCTTTCTCCTtcatccatatctgttttgccATTATTTCTTGTACCttacataaatttttttcttcttcctcgATTAAACTTGCTAGATAATATATCTATAACCCAAAGTGTTTCTGTACAAAAGGAAATGGGTAAATATTGAATGAGCAAgtgcacttttttttttaatcttttttttcttttgtggtTTATTCCTTAGAATCATCAGAAGTCCTTCATGCTCCACTCAATGTGGATTCTTTTAGGATTCTTGCTCCTGAGACTTTTCTTTCTCATATACATTTTGCTAGCTTTAattccttcttctcctttttgttCATTTGCTTGTCTTTTGAAGGTACTGGTTTGTTTCTGCTGCCAAGTCTTCTGATCTCTTTGCGCTGCATTTACTTTTGCAGTCACGAGTTCAGAGATGGTGATGATAGattcaatttctttttcttttctcttttaatttcttttcttttcttaattttttaaaaaagattttaGCTTTAAGAATATATATGATtcaacatatttttttaaataaactgtATAATCACATGATCGATTTCAGATACAGAATGTAAACCCAGATGTTTTGATCATTGATGGGTCACCTTGGGAAGGAAAGAGCTGAGCCAAAAATgtcatatttttatcattttatgcgTCCTTATATCATTATATctgttattatttaattaatataaatttatttctgtGTAAGATATGgacataaaatatataattttatattttcttgggAAAGAAAAAACTGCATCAGCAATAACAGTCGTATGCTCTCATGGAAACTCAGCTCGAATGTTGGTTAAAGTCCATGTTCGAGAAAGTCGATAGATCCAAAGCTtactttcaaattaaaaaattttctctcttccCTTTAAATTTTCTTTACAAAGAAAATGGCAAACACAAATACATTTTCCTTCAAAGGGAACATGTGGGCTCTCAAGCAGCAACAGAAactctaaaaaaattatacacaCAGAAGGGCACACAGCTTTTGTCTGCAACTCTTCAACTAAAGCCATAGCTTGATGATTCATCTTTTAGTGAATATTACAGAATCCCCCTTAAGATCCTTGGGAATCTCTTGTAATAAACAAGCTCAATTCATTTTGTTTCTGTATTTTCTTTGAATTCCACCTTAATCAATGGAGGGAACCAGATGGGTTATATAAGGTAAGGTGTTAAAAAGCTTGCAGGTTTGGTTGTTTTAGCAGTTCTATATAAGGATTTTGATGTTTCAAGTTTACTAGCAAGACATACAAGTGTTGATAAGCTTTGCTTGTTCTGGTGTCTGAAATTAACAACAAGATATAAGGTTGAAGATCTCTTTGCTCCATTTGGGAAATCAAAAACCAGAATCAATTAAAGCTGAGTACTGGAAATGTGGTCCTATATGTGGGAATCTGAGTCAAAGGTTAGCTGGATCAAGACAGTGATTGATCATATATAGTCTTCTTCTTAATCTCTTGCATTGTCTCTATTCTTATTTTGCTAATTCATAATTTCTGgattttctgattaaaaccaaTCCAAAGTGGGCAATTAGTGGATTTGTTATCTGGGTTCTGTACTATAGGTCTTCTTAATAACCTGCATAAATATTTtcttagttaaaaaaataaaattaaattagaacaAGTACTAATAAGGACATCCTTTttgttaaaaaagaaagaaagaaataataCTCATCATCATAATTGAAAGTTGAAAGTTATCATCAAACCCGCTTAAAACTGTTGACTTATATCCTTgacaataattttaaagatagtatttaatattttgacTTTAAAATTTAGAGGTTGTAGAGatgaattatgaaaatttattattatttttttgaatcgAAGATCGGGGAGAGTAAAATCTGAAAtctcttaaaaaatttatattttattatgtttaattaattattataaaaataattattagttattataataattcataGTTACTAAAATAGTTAGTATTACTAAATAATACCAAAATCtaaaaacaaaatttttttttagccagatgaaaaataaatattttattaatagaatcaAGTTTCTTCGTGTTTTTTATCAACACTATAATAAAAACCGAATTAAGTACCAACGGTAAATTGTTGTCTTATgtattttaattgtaattatatattaataataataatttgagaACAGctgcatttatttttttttgttatgtaaaaaataatagtttattttcattttcaaaatgaataaaaaatatgattaatattataattgtattaagtataaaataattttttttattaaagtatatagtaaaaaattgaatttttttgtaATAACTTTAAATTGCTATCAAACTATTGTCTTAATATTATTAAGTCCACAATTTCAAAACTATTACTAAGATGTCGCTgtttaaattctaaaatatagTAGTGAAGCTTTTTTAATCTATACTTTTATACTCAAATTTATATTTGTCATCCATTTTGGATCTAACttgtattaaaataaatatatgacttgaatttggattttctttcttgGTGGGAATAACTTACAATTCATACTTAGTTTAGTTACTCAAGACTTAAACTCTGATATCCGGTGAGTAatataatagaaataagataaaataaagaaaagaaagaaagaaagaatagaCAAGAAGAGAATACAGAGAGATTTACGAATTTGGATCGATATTTGAGGATTGTCCTATGTCTCGAAAGAAGGAATCCTTTATCACGATGAGTTACAGAGAGCAAGAATAACCACACGGGCATGAGCTCGATTACAGATCAACACAATGGCAGAGAAAACAATAATCTCCTTCTCTCCCTTCTACATCGATCCAGAGGGACATCTTCTCCTTAAATAACAGACTCAACGATCTTGACCCTATGAAAAAGACTAAAAAGCCTCTCAGTTCTTTTAATGAGACTGGAACAAAAACACTGTCGTTTCTCCTTTTTTTCTTAACCATCTCTCTTGTCAGACCTTCCGAGCACTTTGAAGAAACCACGCACTAGGTTGCTAAGTGTACACCTCATTTAGGTCGTCCACTAGGTCATCTAGTCTGGTCGTCTGATCTCTTTCTTTTTGTTCAGAAGTTTCGATCTCTTTGAAGAATTCGAGCATCAGTCCTTCAATTTTCCACCTTGCTTGAACTTCTTCAACACAAGTGAATCCTCGTTCTTTCTTTAACCTGGCATTCTTCATTCCTTAGTCAGTCTCAACAAGTTTAGCGTCCTTTTGAACTTGTTGACAGATAAAGTCTTGGTAAGTGGATTGGCAGGGTTTTCTTCTATGCGGATTTTCAAAACCTTGACGCGGCCTTAAGAATCACAAAAATACCTCCACCGTCTTGTATAAATCCGAGCTCCTCCATAAGACTTTTTAACCATATTTCCTCTTTAATGGCTTCTATCAATGCTATATACTCAGACTCTATAGTCGAAAGAGTTACAACATGCTGTAGACCGGACTTCCAGCTTATAATATTTCTACCAATAGTGAATACATACCCTAACACTGAGCTcctttttgtaacgacccgaaaatcggaccgctaccggcgctaggatccagatcggcttaaggccgccgggacccgtagcaagcctgacatataacctgtaaacctggttaatcccatacatgatcaacaatcatacataaaaatcaaaactttccttttcatcatacaccatactcaacctgtgcatgcactaaacatagcatacttaaacattaatccctcagtgggatctcatcatttgccctaatgggcgatacatcagaagttgagttggaaaaacataaacatcaagatcatgtatataacaaaagggattacaatagactatggtcaagcacacttctaaaccttaataccatcattacataacatggctaaacataacattaaatcattacataatttgtcatgtccactttctatctattacaaaacaaggacttctttactcttgctgacctcctggtctaccctgtacctgcaagcctgggggttaagggagaggggtgagctacaagagcccagtaagcagaatagtaaaacatttaaaacatatgataacatgaaatgcatcacatcacagctaatcacatcaaggatgaacttgtcaccaatagtcccctacatggaccaactgtgccaggggcgtagaatgggcctcactggtctttctcttacataacataacataacatggtccaactgtgccaggggcgtagaatgggcctcactggtcttccgtaccgtatcatcatcatcatagtatagggggactaatggatcattcaacatccatccacatcatcaaacataatatgcaatgcaacatattcgtgagtctaatgcaacaccctattatct
Coding sequences within it:
- the LOC110629474 gene encoding zinc-finger homeodomain protein 2 gives rise to the protein MEFEDQEEHEEEEGMGFPASYDALGNSSRVKMTSSGGEQAGAGLVQSTKPRYRECLKNHAVGIGGHAVDGCGEFMAAGAEGTLDALKCAACNCHRNFHRKEINDSTTPGGGGGGGELFFHGHPHPHHLHQPMPQFAPYYRTPAGYLHVAPAQQRPLALPSTSGGQSREDQEDMSNPSGGGYGGGSGTGGSSRKRFRTKFTQEQKDRMLALAERLGWRIQKDDEAAVQQFCNETGVKRHVLKVWMHNNKHTLGKKP